Genomic segment of Candidatus Eremiobacterota bacterium:
CGCGGCGCCTCGGCCTTATGCGGGTCCTCCTCACCTGCGACGAGACCAATAGTGCCTCCCGCCGCGTCATAGAAAAAAACGGCGGCGAGGAGATACCTTCACTGCCGGGAGGGAGCGGCGCCCCGCGGAAGCTCCGATTCTACATCAGCACCGTTGACCACAGCAGGGAGGTAGAGGAAGCGGTCTCGCAGAGCCTCTCATACCTTGGCTCAGGGAAGGTGATGGACGATCTCGGGCGAGATCCTTACTGGCCGAAATGGACCGCCCCTTGGTGGCATATGATGGCCCTCCATGAAGCAGGCCTCTCGCACCGGATTCCCCGCCCCGCCATTTCCGCAATGAGTGAGCGCCTCTCGTCCCACTACCTTCACCACTTCCCCCTCACGGAGGAGGAGATCCCCGCAGGGGCCGATCCTTACCGCCACATCATCTGCCACTGCGCCATGGGGACAATGGCAAGGCTGCTGAGGGAGGAAGAAGGTGAGTTTCCTGCAAGGGCTCCCTGGGTGAGGGAATGGATAGAGCGCTACCAGATGGCAGACGGCGGCTTCAACTGCGACGAAGGGGCCTACACCAGGCCGCGGCCCGTGAGCTCGATAGAGTCCACCCTTCCCATGCTGGAGCTTCTTCTCACCCTTGTGCGGCTTGACGGCATCCCCTTTATTGAGCACCTCGAGCGGGGCTGCGAGTACCTGATGGCCCACAGGCTCGCAAGGAGCGCCAGAAGCGGCAGGATCCTGAATTCCTCGTGGCTCGGCCCGCTTTTCCCGCGGTTCTATAATTACGACATCCTGAGAGGCCTTCAGCTTGTTGCGGAGTGCAGCGCTTCCCTGGGATTCCCCGGGAACATTGAGAGCCTTGACGAACACCTTGAGACTGTGGAGCGGTGGTTTTCGGGGGAGAGCGCCGGCGCCCTGAGGAATTACCGGGAAGGTCAGTCCCTTCTTCCCGCCGGAGATGGATCGTGGGGCCCGGGACATTCGATGACTTTTCCTCTCCTTGATGCCCTCTCGGCAGGGCAGGAAGGGCTGAAATACCTCGCCTGTCAGTGGAGGAGGACCATGTGGCTCACAGGGAGGCTTCCCTCCTACGAAGAGGGAGGGAATGCCCCTTCATTGAAATAATGACCCAGGGGAGCAAAGGAGGACCCGCTCATGGCAGTGAGGCTTTTTCTGCAGGCCCATAGCAAGCCGAAAGGTTTCTTCGGGGCAAAGCCCCAGAAGAGCGACATCCTCTCACATGTCAGGCAGGCCTTCGAGGGCGCCCTCACGGACCCGCTCATGAAGAAGTTCTTTCTCTTTGATCTGCAGGATGACAGGATGCTCCTTGTGTTCCACCCTGCCGAAGATCCTGTGGAGTTCTCCTTCGGCGAGGGAGAGAGGCTCCTCTGCTCGGCAAAAACGAATTCAGCAGGGCCGGGCTATCACGCTTTCCTCGTGGAAACCCTTGAAAAAGTTGCTGAGGAATGCAGGCTCACGTGGGAGTGGAGAGATCCGGAAGGCGGGCCGGGAGATGAAACGGGCTTCCCGGAGCACCGAAATTTTGCCGGGGTGCAGGAGAGAATGCTGGACTGGCTCCGGAACCTCGCAGGCACTGTCCTGGAAAGCTACGGCTCCAGCCAGACAAAAAACCTTCAGATATCTCTTCCCACAGACATTCTCATCGAGGGGGATTACTTTGCCGCCTCGCCCATGGGATTCTGGCCCGTGGAATGGTTCGAGAAAGTGCTGATAGCGGATGCCGAAGGGCTCATTTCCCTGGGGTCACGCTTTTTTCCCTGGTGGAACAAGGGAATTGACGGGCTCTTCTGGAAGAACTGCGGCCTTGCCATGGCGTGGTTCGATATCCCCTGGCATCATCCGGCGTCCGATGACGAGGAATCCAAGTACAGGCTGGTTCTGGAGTGCTTTGAGAGGGCAAGGCTCCTGGACGGCGCCCTGGCCCTGCCTGAAGAAGAAATCATGGAGATCAGGGCACTTCTTGAAAAGCCGGCTTCAGAGCGGCCCGCCCCCCCGAAACCCGGCCTCATTGGCTTTAAAAGGGGTATGGTGCGCCAGTTTCTGGGAGGACCCTGGTCCATTGCGCTGCCCGGGTATTTCTATACCGACAGCAACAGAGAAGGCACTGAGCTTATTTTCTGGTTCGGTGGCAGGTCGGTGCAGGCCTCTTCCATCACGGCGGAGCCCAGGCCCGGCGATGAGCTCACCGCAGAGGCGATGCTCCCTGAAAAGGATCGGCTTCATCCCCGGTGCCGGGAGACTATTGATTACAGGAAAAATGACCTCGCCGGGTGGGCACAGGTATTTCCCAATGAAGACCAGCAGGGAGGCTTTGTACTGCAGGGCTATACGGCAGCGCCTGGCAACCTGTGCATTGTAAGCATCTGCTTTGATGAAGGGCCTGACAGGGAATGGGCAGTGAGCACCTGGCAGAGCATCGAAAAGCACTCCGTGCATAACCGATAGAATATGCCACAGAGCGTGCCCTGCGGCAGCTGCTGATTCTCAGTCGTAGTCGGGCTCTCCAAGCTCCGTGACGAGGTACTCTTCGCCGCCGCATTCCTTCAACATTGCGGCGATCTCGGCATTTGCCGCCAGGTGCAGGGGGACCGCTCCCTCCAGATTGGCCACATAAGGTATCGCTCCGTTGGCAATGAGGCGCTTCACTATCTCCGTGTGGCCGTTCTGAGAGGCATAATGAAGAGGGGTGGCACGCCACCTGTCGAGGATATTCACCGAAGCACCCCTGGAGATGAGGAAAGTCACCAGGTCATTATGCCCCCTCTGCGAAGCCCAGTGGAGAGGCGTTGTCGCGTTGCTGTCCTTGAGGTCCACGTTGACCTCATGGCTGCTGATGAGCTCCTTCACCCTCTGGGGCTGATTCTCTGCCATTGCTTCAATGATATCCAGCAGACACACTTGTTCCTCCGGGAAACTCCAATTTCTGCCATCAGTCTGGCACCCACAAGGTTTTCCAAAGCATGAATGTTCTCCTGCCTCCGGAAAACTGGGTGCCCGCACCATGGAGCATCGATAAGATAACAGGGCAGCGCAAAATGTTTACCTGCTGTTCATCCCTGTAAGAACCCTGTAAGGCACCTGTGAGGGTCCTGTAAGGGGGGGGTGGTATCATGAGCCCATAAAGCACGAGATACCAGAAGGAGGAAAATAAAATGGCAGACATCAGCATCCAGCCCAGGACAGCTTACGCGGGACCTTACGGCGGTTACGGCGAATACGGCGGGGCCGCAGGAGTGAGCGCCGACGGCACAAAGGGCGCAATCGGCGGGGCGGGCTACCACGTGGGACCCAACGGCGGCGTGAGCGCCGGAGCAGGGTTCGCAGCGGCAGGCCCCAACGGCGCCATCGGCGGATTCGCCGGCGCTACCGACAATCCCTATGTGTCAGGATCGGCGAAAGGCGGCTTTGCCTTCAATGCCGCCACCGGTGAGTTCGACTCGGCCAACAGCGCCCAGTGGACCAACAAGACCACCGGCGAGAGCCACTCAAGGTCCGTTGAGAAGAATCTCCAGCTGGGCCAGGGCGGCA
This window contains:
- a CDS encoding GNAT family N-acetyltransferase is translated as MEPLTLARPSLELKDRYLAAMEELPPELRDNATLYLCLTSGDLRRDFPAYLRRLEALASPGERVLVPAVEYWALAEGDFVGRISLRLHLNGNLSRLGGHIGYEVRPSARTRGYATQMLRLCLLEARRLGLMRVLLTCDETNSASRRVIEKNGGEEIPSLPGGSGAPRKLRFYISTVDHSREVEEAVSQSLSYLGSGKVMDDLGRDPYWPKWTAPWWHMMALHEAGLSHRIPRPAISAMSERLSSHYLHHFPLTEEEIPAGADPYRHIICHCAMGTMARLLREEEGEFPARAPWVREWIERYQMADGGFNCDEGAYTRPRPVSSIESTLPMLELLLTLVRLDGIPFIEHLERGCEYLMAHRLARSARSGRILNSSWLGPLFPRFYNYDILRGLQLVAECSASLGFPGNIESLDEHLETVERWFSGESAGALRNYREGQSLLPAGDGSWGPGHSMTFPLLDALSAGQEGLKYLACQWRRTMWLTGRLPSYEEGGNAPSLK
- a CDS encoding ankyrin repeat domain-containing protein — translated: MCLLDIIEAMAENQPQRVKELISSHEVNVDLKDSNATTPLHWASQRGHNDLVTFLISRGASVNILDRWRATPLHYASQNGHTEIVKRLIANGAIPYVANLEGAVPLHLAANAEIAAMLKECGGEEYLVTELGEPDYD